A stretch of the Alosa alosa isolate M-15738 ecotype Scorff River chromosome 16, AALO_Geno_1.1, whole genome shotgun sequence genome encodes the following:
- the zfhx2 gene encoding uncharacterized protein zfhx2 isoform X2, with translation MNSKPFRIVVDEEAGETVSSDSNGVSMWLCPLCQQGQPDRDRLSLHLTGKHSVLPACLDKLLDIAVQTHSSGEDAKATVQTGAADACLEPTLDEEYSKKIADGSQMSAGDKDAATLEKDMDDEVEGMQDPEADVGGLESDQESAAQSSKVSGGAVSNDKSTGKNEAGTESNSNRPFKCNACLESFATKTALSVHYNSTTHIQRMRTGSSKQAGENDASGPYPSRPYVSNKPYQCAVCRVSYNHAITLESHLKSVLHQTRSRNANNSANKTASSSSSSSSNNSSSSIVPNLVVATTGNATQLVNTTTSNCITQPSLTASAATTKDGEQIQPAPSLLTSPVASAQAVSAFLTLLTSSPNSIPHSILPSLFATGAGATPGTAAGPQLVPQAQVLMPLILNGLQTQNPQSPSPELSQSLPVLGLSAAQQALLAQRLSGLQSQWSSVGLQASVQPDAEDSEGAEKTSGLQRPCEQIKIEPKEESLPLKLDIKCEVKSERVVESEGLKKECKEEEQGKVSATELSSALKTEDNRVEDGVEHMEKGQESDTDEESTMERESAESDTKKLPCTNVTNSLAAPSQSLLSDGTLSDLEQAQCYTPKHRQTVNSTGIKSRPLNASLALGRSGLGCSKSRPPFSPGAPVLSEFQYQVLLAFLESRSEADAASPPREDCEALGREVGLTEEEVRKWLEDAHQAKERQKAGELRRTDGRDYDQDDDEESALTIDESPVRSAAHAIDLSSGGDRRREKERESQGDSCLTSDSENEEVYTSVIVTDEESQASSMREEPSSPAKEAPQREQVGEKSSGGGKVLRSTTVFLSDAEDDDEEEEGGSHVGKRKRRKRDPDGEDVEAKRDRLDPDLDLELEAQADPPTPLSVSIDQRGLPSSILHSLPLSLSLAPFSTQLFSPYVLSLPSSVVGVGVAEGDGGKVAAFPNAQTIAHCSAAFSEALNSHSLSSHSQHAQYMSNGGDCETALDLSMGKNHSSTKASTSVSVADKTAAQKGRLLDGLGLRPAAVGVPSEGGLIVLQVKPDSAIAIPAANNSNFINHNNLAKTNTVLMRAAQREPTSTIDREKDKEREKEKEQRRPKARRFKDMRRSRTIIQANSSMCFTAVTSKTQTQESTNLNKSPSGYIFQRKWYRSGFRTCEPEKGKGRCVSLAMALWQPWASHSLSSHGP, from the exons ATGAACAGCAAGCCATTTCGGATTGTCGTCGAT GAGGAGGCAGGTGAGACTGTAAGCAGTGACAGTAACGGGGTGTCAATGTGGTTGTGTCCACTTTGTCAGCAAGGGCAGCCCGACAGAGACAGACTTTCTCTCCATCTGACAGGCAAACACAGTGTACTTCCTGCCTGCCTGGACAAATTACTGGATATT GCTGTCCAGACGCATTCCTCGGGTGAGGATGCTAAAGCCACAGTCCAGACAGGAGCTGCAG ATGCCTGTTTGGAACCCACCCTGGATGAAGAGTATTCCAAAAAAATTGCTGACGGTTCTCAAATGAGCGCAGGAGACAAAGACGCTGCCACCCTGGAAAAGGACATGGATGATGAAGTGGAGGGGATGCAAGACCCAGAGGCAGACGTGGGTGGTTTGGAGTCGGATCAGGAGAGTGCTGCTCAGTCCTCAAAAGTCTCTGGAGGTGCTGTCAGCAACGACAAGTCCACGGGTAAAAACGAAGCTGGAACTGAAAGCAACAGCAACCGTCCATTCAAGTGCAACGCATGTTTGGAGTCGTTTGCCACTAAAACAGCACTTAGTGTACATTACAACTCCACCACCCACATTCAGAGGATGAGAACTGGGTCTTCTAAGCAGGCTGGGGAAAATGATGCTTCAGGACCATATCCCTCCCGCCCTTACGTCTCCAACAAGCCCTaccagtgtgctgtgtgtcgAGTCTCATACAATCACGCCATCACGCTTGAGAGTCATTTGAAATCTGTGTTGCACCAAACGCGAAGCAGAAATGCTAACAATTCAGCCAACAAGACTGCTAGCAGttcaagcagcagcagcagcaacaacagcagcagcagcatagtGCCCAATTTAGTTGTTGCCACCACGGGCAATGCCACACAGTTAGTAAACACTACCACCAGCAATTGCATCACCCAGCCCAGCCTGACTGCATCTGCAGCCACAACCAAAGATGGAGAGCAAATTCAGCCAGCACCTTCGCTCCTCACCTCTCCCGTGGCCTCGGCTCAGGCAGTCTCTGCCTTCCTCACTCTCCTGACCTCCAGTCCCAACTCCATCCCGCATTCcatcctcccctctctgttTGCCACCGGAGCGGGCGCCACACCCGGGACGGCGGCAGGCCCCCAGCTCGTCCCCCAGGCACAGGTGCTTATGCCGCTGATTCTGAATGGGCTGCAGACCCAGAACCCGCAGAGTCCAAGCCCCGAACTGTCCCAGTCTCTCCCTGTGCTGGGTCTCTCGGCCGCACAGCAAGCTCTTCTTGCCCAAAGACTCAGTGGTTTACAAAGTCAGTGGTCATCTGTTGGACTTCAGGCCTCCGTACAGCCTGATGCAGAGGATTCAGAGGGAGCAGAGAAAACAAGTGGCTTACAAAGACCCTGTGAGCAGATAAAAATCGAGCCAAAAGAGGAGTCGTTGCCACTAAAGCTGGACATTAAATGTGAGGTTAAGTCAGAAAGGGTAGTGGAAAGTGAGGGTCTGAAAAAAGAGTGTAAAGAGGAGGAGCAGGGTAAAGTGAGCGCCACTGAACTGAGCAGCGCCTTAAAAACCGAGGACAACAGGGTCGAGGATGGTGTGGAGCACATGGAGAAAGGTCAGGAGAGTGACACTGATGAAGAGAGCACAATGGAACGGGAGAGTGCAGAGTCTGATACAAAGAAGTTGCCTTGCACAAATGTAACAAATTCTCTGGCAGCTCCCAGCCAGTCTCTCCTTAGTGATGGCACATTGTCTGACCTTGAGCAGGCCCAGTGCTATACTcctaaacacagacagacagtaaaCAGCACTGGGATCAAGTCACGCCCCTTAAATGCCTCCCTTGCCTTAGGCCGGTCAGGCCTCGGTTGCTCCAAGTCTAGGCCTCCCTTTTCTCCAGGAGCCCCTGTGCTTTCTGAGTTCCAGTACCAGGTTTTGTTGGCCTTTCTGGAGTCTAGAAGCGAGGCAGATGCTGCAAGCCCCCCACGAGAGGACTGTGAAGCACTTGGGAGGGAGGTCGGGCTCACAGAAGAGGAGGTCCGCAAATGGTTAGAAGACGCCCATCAAGCCAAAGAGAGGCAGAAAGCTGGAGAACTTAGGAGAACGGATGGGAGAGATTATGACCAGGACGATGATGAAGAAAGCGCACTTACAATTGATGAGAGTCCAGTCAGGTCTGCAGCCCACGCCATCGACTTGTCCAGTGGGGGAGACAGACGGAGGGAGAAGGAGCGGGAAAGTCAGGGTGACTCCTGCTTGACCTCTGATTCTGAGAACGAGGAGGTTTACACCTCTGTCATTGTGACAGACGAGGAAAGCCAGGCTAGCTCCATGAGAGAGGAGCCAAGCAGTCCCGCTAAAGAAGCACCACAGAGAGAGCAAGTTGGGGAGAAGAGCTCAGGTGGGGGAAAGGTACTCCGGTCCACTACGGTTTTCCTTTCTGATGCTGAAGATGAcgacgaggaggaagagggtggGAGCCACGTGGGGAAAAGgaaaaggaggaaaagagatCCTGATGGAGAGGACGTGGAGGCCAAGAGGGATCGACTGGATCCCGACCTGGATCTGGAGTTGGAAGCTCAGGCTGATCCCCCCACTCCCCTCTCGGTTTCCATTGACCAGAGAGGCCTCCCCAGTAGTATTCTCCATtcgctgcctctctccctctctctcgccccaTTCTCCACGCAGTTGTTCAGTCCATATGTTCTCTCGCTGCCCTCGTCCGTGGTCGGGGTTGGAGTGGCAGAGGGCGACGGTGGCAAGGTGGCGGCCTTTCCAAATGCCCAGACCATCGCTCACTGCTCAGCTGCATTCTCAGAAGCTCTCAATTCACATTCTTTGTCCTCCCACTCACAGCATGCTCAGTATATGTCTAATGGCGGGGACTGTGAGACCGCATTGGACCTCAGCATGGGAAAGAACCATAGCTCCACAAAGGCTTCCACATCTGTCAGTGTGGCTGATAAGACCGCGGCACAAAAAGGACGCTTGTTGGACGGACTCGGGCTCAGGCCGGCAGCGGTTGGGGTTCCAAGCGAAGGCGGTCTTATTGTTCTCCAAGTGAAGCCAGACTCTGCTATCGCTATTCCGGCTGCCAACAACAGCAACTTCATCAACCACAATAACTTGGCGAAGACCAACACTGTGCTAATGAGGGCTGCCCAGAGAGAGCCGACGTCCACAATTGAccgagagaaagacaaagaaagagagaaggagaaagagcagAGGAGGCCCAAGGCGAGACGGTTCAAAGACATGAGGAGATCCAGAACCATTATTCAGGCGAACAGCTCGATGTGCTTTACGGCTGTTACTTCAAAGACCCAAACCCAGGAAAGCACGAATTTGAACAAATCTCCGAGTGGGTACATCTTCCAAAGAAAGTGGTACAGATCTGGTTTCAGAACATGCGAGCCAGAGAAAGGAAAGGGGAGGTGCGTTTCATTAGCGATGGCACTCTGGCAGCCGTGGGCAAGCCACTCATTAAGTTCACATGGCCCCTGA
- the zfhx2 gene encoding uncharacterized protein zfhx2 isoform X3: protein MQEEAGETVSSDSNGVSMWLCPLCQQGQPDRDRLSLHLTGKHSVLPACLDKLLDIAVQTHSSGEDAKATVQTGAADACLEPTLDEEYSKKIADGSQMSAGDKDAATLEKDMDDEVEGMQDPEADVGGLESDQESAAQSSKVSGGAVSNDKSTGKNEAGTESNSNRPFKCNACLESFATKTALSVHYNSTTHIQRMRTGSSKQAGENDASGPYPSRPYVSNKPYQCAVCRVSYNHAITLESHLKSVLHQTRSRNANNSANKTASSSSSSSSNNSSSSIVPNLVVATTGNATQLVNTTTSNCITQPSLTASAATTKDGEQIQPAPSLLTSPVASAQAVSAFLTLLTSSPNSIPHSILPSLFATGAGATPGTAAGPQLVPQAQVLMPLILNGLQTQNPQSPSPELSQSLPVLGLSAAQQALLAQRLSGLQSQWSSVGLQASVQPDAEDSEGAEKTSGLQRPCEQIKIEPKEESLPLKLDIKCEVKSERVVESEGLKKECKEEEQGKVSATELSSALKTEDNRVEDGVEHMEKGQESDTDEESTMERESAESDTKKLPCTNVTNSLAAPSQSLLSDGTLSDLEQAQCYTPKHRQTVNSTGIKSRPLNASLALGRSGLGCSKSRPPFSPGAPVLSEFQYQVLLAFLESRSEADAASPPREDCEALGREVGLTEEEVRKWLEDAHQAKERQKAGELRRTDGRDYDQDDDEESALTIDESPVRSAAHAIDLSSGGDRRREKERESQGDSCLTSDSENEEVYTSVIVTDEESQASSMREEPSSPAKEAPQREQVGEKSSGGGKVLRSTTVFLSDAEDDDEEEEGGSHVGKRKRRKRDPDGEDVEAKRDRLDPDLDLELEAQADPPTPLSVSIDQRGLPSSILHSLPLSLSLAPFSTQLFSPYVLSLPSSVVGVGVAEGDGGKVAAFPNAQTIAHCSAAFSEALNSHSLSSHSQHAQYMSNGGDCETALDLSMGKNHSSTKASTSVSVADKTAAQKGRLLDGLGLRPAAVGVPSEGGLIVLQVKPDSAIAIPAANNSNFINHNNLAKTNTVLMRAAQREPTSTIDREKDKEREKEKEQRRPKARRFKDMRRSRTIIQANSSMCFTAVTSKTQTQESTNLNKSPSGYIFQRKWYRSGFRTCEPEKGKGRCVSLAMALWQPWASHSLSSHGP, encoded by the exons ATGCAG GAGGAGGCAGGTGAGACTGTAAGCAGTGACAGTAACGGGGTGTCAATGTGGTTGTGTCCACTTTGTCAGCAAGGGCAGCCCGACAGAGACAGACTTTCTCTCCATCTGACAGGCAAACACAGTGTACTTCCTGCCTGCCTGGACAAATTACTGGATATT GCTGTCCAGACGCATTCCTCGGGTGAGGATGCTAAAGCCACAGTCCAGACAGGAGCTGCAG ATGCCTGTTTGGAACCCACCCTGGATGAAGAGTATTCCAAAAAAATTGCTGACGGTTCTCAAATGAGCGCAGGAGACAAAGACGCTGCCACCCTGGAAAAGGACATGGATGATGAAGTGGAGGGGATGCAAGACCCAGAGGCAGACGTGGGTGGTTTGGAGTCGGATCAGGAGAGTGCTGCTCAGTCCTCAAAAGTCTCTGGAGGTGCTGTCAGCAACGACAAGTCCACGGGTAAAAACGAAGCTGGAACTGAAAGCAACAGCAACCGTCCATTCAAGTGCAACGCATGTTTGGAGTCGTTTGCCACTAAAACAGCACTTAGTGTACATTACAACTCCACCACCCACATTCAGAGGATGAGAACTGGGTCTTCTAAGCAGGCTGGGGAAAATGATGCTTCAGGACCATATCCCTCCCGCCCTTACGTCTCCAACAAGCCCTaccagtgtgctgtgtgtcgAGTCTCATACAATCACGCCATCACGCTTGAGAGTCATTTGAAATCTGTGTTGCACCAAACGCGAAGCAGAAATGCTAACAATTCAGCCAACAAGACTGCTAGCAGttcaagcagcagcagcagcaacaacagcagcagcagcatagtGCCCAATTTAGTTGTTGCCACCACGGGCAATGCCACACAGTTAGTAAACACTACCACCAGCAATTGCATCACCCAGCCCAGCCTGACTGCATCTGCAGCCACAACCAAAGATGGAGAGCAAATTCAGCCAGCACCTTCGCTCCTCACCTCTCCCGTGGCCTCGGCTCAGGCAGTCTCTGCCTTCCTCACTCTCCTGACCTCCAGTCCCAACTCCATCCCGCATTCcatcctcccctctctgttTGCCACCGGAGCGGGCGCCACACCCGGGACGGCGGCAGGCCCCCAGCTCGTCCCCCAGGCACAGGTGCTTATGCCGCTGATTCTGAATGGGCTGCAGACCCAGAACCCGCAGAGTCCAAGCCCCGAACTGTCCCAGTCTCTCCCTGTGCTGGGTCTCTCGGCCGCACAGCAAGCTCTTCTTGCCCAAAGACTCAGTGGTTTACAAAGTCAGTGGTCATCTGTTGGACTTCAGGCCTCCGTACAGCCTGATGCAGAGGATTCAGAGGGAGCAGAGAAAACAAGTGGCTTACAAAGACCCTGTGAGCAGATAAAAATCGAGCCAAAAGAGGAGTCGTTGCCACTAAAGCTGGACATTAAATGTGAGGTTAAGTCAGAAAGGGTAGTGGAAAGTGAGGGTCTGAAAAAAGAGTGTAAAGAGGAGGAGCAGGGTAAAGTGAGCGCCACTGAACTGAGCAGCGCCTTAAAAACCGAGGACAACAGGGTCGAGGATGGTGTGGAGCACATGGAGAAAGGTCAGGAGAGTGACACTGATGAAGAGAGCACAATGGAACGGGAGAGTGCAGAGTCTGATACAAAGAAGTTGCCTTGCACAAATGTAACAAATTCTCTGGCAGCTCCCAGCCAGTCTCTCCTTAGTGATGGCACATTGTCTGACCTTGAGCAGGCCCAGTGCTATACTcctaaacacagacagacagtaaaCAGCACTGGGATCAAGTCACGCCCCTTAAATGCCTCCCTTGCCTTAGGCCGGTCAGGCCTCGGTTGCTCCAAGTCTAGGCCTCCCTTTTCTCCAGGAGCCCCTGTGCTTTCTGAGTTCCAGTACCAGGTTTTGTTGGCCTTTCTGGAGTCTAGAAGCGAGGCAGATGCTGCAAGCCCCCCACGAGAGGACTGTGAAGCACTTGGGAGGGAGGTCGGGCTCACAGAAGAGGAGGTCCGCAAATGGTTAGAAGACGCCCATCAAGCCAAAGAGAGGCAGAAAGCTGGAGAACTTAGGAGAACGGATGGGAGAGATTATGACCAGGACGATGATGAAGAAAGCGCACTTACAATTGATGAGAGTCCAGTCAGGTCTGCAGCCCACGCCATCGACTTGTCCAGTGGGGGAGACAGACGGAGGGAGAAGGAGCGGGAAAGTCAGGGTGACTCCTGCTTGACCTCTGATTCTGAGAACGAGGAGGTTTACACCTCTGTCATTGTGACAGACGAGGAAAGCCAGGCTAGCTCCATGAGAGAGGAGCCAAGCAGTCCCGCTAAAGAAGCACCACAGAGAGAGCAAGTTGGGGAGAAGAGCTCAGGTGGGGGAAAGGTACTCCGGTCCACTACGGTTTTCCTTTCTGATGCTGAAGATGAcgacgaggaggaagagggtggGAGCCACGTGGGGAAAAGgaaaaggaggaaaagagatCCTGATGGAGAGGACGTGGAGGCCAAGAGGGATCGACTGGATCCCGACCTGGATCTGGAGTTGGAAGCTCAGGCTGATCCCCCCACTCCCCTCTCGGTTTCCATTGACCAGAGAGGCCTCCCCAGTAGTATTCTCCATtcgctgcctctctccctctctctcgccccaTTCTCCACGCAGTTGTTCAGTCCATATGTTCTCTCGCTGCCCTCGTCCGTGGTCGGGGTTGGAGTGGCAGAGGGCGACGGTGGCAAGGTGGCGGCCTTTCCAAATGCCCAGACCATCGCTCACTGCTCAGCTGCATTCTCAGAAGCTCTCAATTCACATTCTTTGTCCTCCCACTCACAGCATGCTCAGTATATGTCTAATGGCGGGGACTGTGAGACCGCATTGGACCTCAGCATGGGAAAGAACCATAGCTCCACAAAGGCTTCCACATCTGTCAGTGTGGCTGATAAGACCGCGGCACAAAAAGGACGCTTGTTGGACGGACTCGGGCTCAGGCCGGCAGCGGTTGGGGTTCCAAGCGAAGGCGGTCTTATTGTTCTCCAAGTGAAGCCAGACTCTGCTATCGCTATTCCGGCTGCCAACAACAGCAACTTCATCAACCACAATAACTTGGCGAAGACCAACACTGTGCTAATGAGGGCTGCCCAGAGAGAGCCGACGTCCACAATTGAccgagagaaagacaaagaaagagagaaggagaaagagcagAGGAGGCCCAAGGCGAGACGGTTCAAAGACATGAGGAGATCCAGAACCATTATTCAGGCGAACAGCTCGATGTGCTTTACGGCTGTTACTTCAAAGACCCAAACCCAGGAAAGCACGAATTTGAACAAATCTCCGAGTGGGTACATCTTCCAAAGAAAGTGGTACAGATCTGGTTTCAGAACATGCGAGCCAGAGAAAGGAAAGGGGAGGTGCGTTTCATTAGCGATGGCACTCTGGCAGCCGTGGGCAAGCCACTCATTAAGTTCACATGGCCCCTGA
- the zfhx2 gene encoding uncharacterized protein zfhx2 isoform X1, with protein MQAAIGVKLDTRSTVRKLWDKGRTQGRGFVEEAGETVSSDSNGVSMWLCPLCQQGQPDRDRLSLHLTGKHSVLPACLDKLLDIAVQTHSSGEDAKATVQTGAADACLEPTLDEEYSKKIADGSQMSAGDKDAATLEKDMDDEVEGMQDPEADVGGLESDQESAAQSSKVSGGAVSNDKSTGKNEAGTESNSNRPFKCNACLESFATKTALSVHYNSTTHIQRMRTGSSKQAGENDASGPYPSRPYVSNKPYQCAVCRVSYNHAITLESHLKSVLHQTRSRNANNSANKTASSSSSSSSNNSSSSIVPNLVVATTGNATQLVNTTTSNCITQPSLTASAATTKDGEQIQPAPSLLTSPVASAQAVSAFLTLLTSSPNSIPHSILPSLFATGAGATPGTAAGPQLVPQAQVLMPLILNGLQTQNPQSPSPELSQSLPVLGLSAAQQALLAQRLSGLQSQWSSVGLQASVQPDAEDSEGAEKTSGLQRPCEQIKIEPKEESLPLKLDIKCEVKSERVVESEGLKKECKEEEQGKVSATELSSALKTEDNRVEDGVEHMEKGQESDTDEESTMERESAESDTKKLPCTNVTNSLAAPSQSLLSDGTLSDLEQAQCYTPKHRQTVNSTGIKSRPLNASLALGRSGLGCSKSRPPFSPGAPVLSEFQYQVLLAFLESRSEADAASPPREDCEALGREVGLTEEEVRKWLEDAHQAKERQKAGELRRTDGRDYDQDDDEESALTIDESPVRSAAHAIDLSSGGDRRREKERESQGDSCLTSDSENEEVYTSVIVTDEESQASSMREEPSSPAKEAPQREQVGEKSSGGGKVLRSTTVFLSDAEDDDEEEEGGSHVGKRKRRKRDPDGEDVEAKRDRLDPDLDLELEAQADPPTPLSVSIDQRGLPSSILHSLPLSLSLAPFSTQLFSPYVLSLPSSVVGVGVAEGDGGKVAAFPNAQTIAHCSAAFSEALNSHSLSSHSQHAQYMSNGGDCETALDLSMGKNHSSTKASTSVSVADKTAAQKGRLLDGLGLRPAAVGVPSEGGLIVLQVKPDSAIAIPAANNSNFINHNNLAKTNTVLMRAAQREPTSTIDREKDKEREKEKEQRRPKARRFKDMRRSRTIIQANSSMCFTAVTSKTQTQESTNLNKSPSGYIFQRKWYRSGFRTCEPEKGKGRCVSLAMALWQPWASHSLSSHGP; from the exons ATGCAGGCAGCGATCGGCGTAAAACTGGATACCCGTTCAACAGTACGCAAGCTTTGGGATAAGGGACGTACTCAAGGCCGAGGTTTTGTG GAGGAGGCAGGTGAGACTGTAAGCAGTGACAGTAACGGGGTGTCAATGTGGTTGTGTCCACTTTGTCAGCAAGGGCAGCCCGACAGAGACAGACTTTCTCTCCATCTGACAGGCAAACACAGTGTACTTCCTGCCTGCCTGGACAAATTACTGGATATT GCTGTCCAGACGCATTCCTCGGGTGAGGATGCTAAAGCCACAGTCCAGACAGGAGCTGCAG ATGCCTGTTTGGAACCCACCCTGGATGAAGAGTATTCCAAAAAAATTGCTGACGGTTCTCAAATGAGCGCAGGAGACAAAGACGCTGCCACCCTGGAAAAGGACATGGATGATGAAGTGGAGGGGATGCAAGACCCAGAGGCAGACGTGGGTGGTTTGGAGTCGGATCAGGAGAGTGCTGCTCAGTCCTCAAAAGTCTCTGGAGGTGCTGTCAGCAACGACAAGTCCACGGGTAAAAACGAAGCTGGAACTGAAAGCAACAGCAACCGTCCATTCAAGTGCAACGCATGTTTGGAGTCGTTTGCCACTAAAACAGCACTTAGTGTACATTACAACTCCACCACCCACATTCAGAGGATGAGAACTGGGTCTTCTAAGCAGGCTGGGGAAAATGATGCTTCAGGACCATATCCCTCCCGCCCTTACGTCTCCAACAAGCCCTaccagtgtgctgtgtgtcgAGTCTCATACAATCACGCCATCACGCTTGAGAGTCATTTGAAATCTGTGTTGCACCAAACGCGAAGCAGAAATGCTAACAATTCAGCCAACAAGACTGCTAGCAGttcaagcagcagcagcagcaacaacagcagcagcagcatagtGCCCAATTTAGTTGTTGCCACCACGGGCAATGCCACACAGTTAGTAAACACTACCACCAGCAATTGCATCACCCAGCCCAGCCTGACTGCATCTGCAGCCACAACCAAAGATGGAGAGCAAATTCAGCCAGCACCTTCGCTCCTCACCTCTCCCGTGGCCTCGGCTCAGGCAGTCTCTGCCTTCCTCACTCTCCTGACCTCCAGTCCCAACTCCATCCCGCATTCcatcctcccctctctgttTGCCACCGGAGCGGGCGCCACACCCGGGACGGCGGCAGGCCCCCAGCTCGTCCCCCAGGCACAGGTGCTTATGCCGCTGATTCTGAATGGGCTGCAGACCCAGAACCCGCAGAGTCCAAGCCCCGAACTGTCCCAGTCTCTCCCTGTGCTGGGTCTCTCGGCCGCACAGCAAGCTCTTCTTGCCCAAAGACTCAGTGGTTTACAAAGTCAGTGGTCATCTGTTGGACTTCAGGCCTCCGTACAGCCTGATGCAGAGGATTCAGAGGGAGCAGAGAAAACAAGTGGCTTACAAAGACCCTGTGAGCAGATAAAAATCGAGCCAAAAGAGGAGTCGTTGCCACTAAAGCTGGACATTAAATGTGAGGTTAAGTCAGAAAGGGTAGTGGAAAGTGAGGGTCTGAAAAAAGAGTGTAAAGAGGAGGAGCAGGGTAAAGTGAGCGCCACTGAACTGAGCAGCGCCTTAAAAACCGAGGACAACAGGGTCGAGGATGGTGTGGAGCACATGGAGAAAGGTCAGGAGAGTGACACTGATGAAGAGAGCACAATGGAACGGGAGAGTGCAGAGTCTGATACAAAGAAGTTGCCTTGCACAAATGTAACAAATTCTCTGGCAGCTCCCAGCCAGTCTCTCCTTAGTGATGGCACATTGTCTGACCTTGAGCAGGCCCAGTGCTATACTcctaaacacagacagacagtaaaCAGCACTGGGATCAAGTCACGCCCCTTAAATGCCTCCCTTGCCTTAGGCCGGTCAGGCCTCGGTTGCTCCAAGTCTAGGCCTCCCTTTTCTCCAGGAGCCCCTGTGCTTTCTGAGTTCCAGTACCAGGTTTTGTTGGCCTTTCTGGAGTCTAGAAGCGAGGCAGATGCTGCAAGCCCCCCACGAGAGGACTGTGAAGCACTTGGGAGGGAGGTCGGGCTCACAGAAGAGGAGGTCCGCAAATGGTTAGAAGACGCCCATCAAGCCAAAGAGAGGCAGAAAGCTGGAGAACTTAGGAGAACGGATGGGAGAGATTATGACCAGGACGATGATGAAGAAAGCGCACTTACAATTGATGAGAGTCCAGTCAGGTCTGCAGCCCACGCCATCGACTTGTCCAGTGGGGGAGACAGACGGAGGGAGAAGGAGCGGGAAAGTCAGGGTGACTCCTGCTTGACCTCTGATTCTGAGAACGAGGAGGTTTACACCTCTGTCATTGTGACAGACGAGGAAAGCCAGGCTAGCTCCATGAGAGAGGAGCCAAGCAGTCCCGCTAAAGAAGCACCACAGAGAGAGCAAGTTGGGGAGAAGAGCTCAGGTGGGGGAAAGGTACTCCGGTCCACTACGGTTTTCCTTTCTGATGCTGAAGATGAcgacgaggaggaagagggtggGAGCCACGTGGGGAAAAGgaaaaggaggaaaagagatCCTGATGGAGAGGACGTGGAGGCCAAGAGGGATCGACTGGATCCCGACCTGGATCTGGAGTTGGAAGCTCAGGCTGATCCCCCCACTCCCCTCTCGGTTTCCATTGACCAGAGAGGCCTCCCCAGTAGTATTCTCCATtcgctgcctctctccctctctctcgccccaTTCTCCACGCAGTTGTTCAGTCCATATGTTCTCTCGCTGCCCTCGTCCGTGGTCGGGGTTGGAGTGGCAGAGGGCGACGGTGGCAAGGTGGCGGCCTTTCCAAATGCCCAGACCATCGCTCACTGCTCAGCTGCATTCTCAGAAGCTCTCAATTCACATTCTTTGTCCTCCCACTCACAGCATGCTCAGTATATGTCTAATGGCGGGGACTGTGAGACCGCATTGGACCTCAGCATGGGAAAGAACCATAGCTCCACAAAGGCTTCCACATCTGTCAGTGTGGCTGATAAGACCGCGGCACAAAAAGGACGCTTGTTGGACGGACTCGGGCTCAGGCCGGCAGCGGTTGGGGTTCCAAGCGAAGGCGGTCTTATTGTTCTCCAAGTGAAGCCAGACTCTGCTATCGCTATTCCGGCTGCCAACAACAGCAACTTCATCAACCACAATAACTTGGCGAAGACCAACACTGTGCTAATGAGGGCTGCCCAGAGAGAGCCGACGTCCACAATTGAccgagagaaagacaaagaaagagagaaggagaaagagcagAGGAGGCCCAAGGCGAGACGGTTCAAAGACATGAGGAGATCCAGAACCATTATTCAGGCGAACAGCTCGATGTGCTTTACGGCTGTTACTTCAAAGACCCAAACCCAGGAAAGCACGAATTTGAACAAATCTCCGAGTGGGTACATCTTCCAAAGAAAGTGGTACAGATCTGGTTTCAGAACATGCGAGCCAGAGAAAGGAAAGGGGAGGTGCGTTTCATTAGCGATGGCACTCTGGCAGCCGTGGGCAAGCCACTCATTAAGTTCACATGGCCCCTGA